The Pseudomonas wenzhouensis genome has a segment encoding these proteins:
- a CDS encoding IS5-like element ISPst12 family transposase encodes MRGLDLKQNELFSYTTLEQRIPNDHPLRPLRGLVDTVLASMDRDFDGLYSTLGRASIAPERLLRASLLQVIYTIRSERQLVEQIDFNLLFRWFVGLSMDERMWDHSTFSQNRDRLFNQDVARLFFQRIKSLAAWSEYASNEHFSVDGTLIDAWASHKSFIKKDGGDPPEDGTRNPDADFKGEKRSNATHQSTSDPEARLARKSNGDASRLAHMAHTMMEHRNGLIVDVECTEFNGRAEVEAALEMLERTAKPGSTVGADKNYDQKRFVQRARELKVTPYVAQKRKGSAIDGRTTRHPGYAASQKIRKRIEEGFGWLKTVGGLRKTKLIGRAKLSAQLLLGFSVYNLIRLGSLSGWWRGSHV; translated from the coding sequence ATGCGTGGACTCGACCTCAAACAAAACGAGCTGTTCAGTTATACGACGCTGGAGCAGCGCATCCCGAACGATCACCCGCTGCGTCCCCTGCGAGGCCTGGTCGATACCGTTCTGGCTTCGATGGATCGGGACTTCGACGGGCTGTACTCCACCCTGGGACGGGCCTCGATTGCGCCGGAGCGGCTGCTGCGCGCCTCGTTGCTGCAGGTGATTTACACCATTCGCTCCGAGCGGCAGTTGGTCGAGCAGATTGATTTCAACCTGCTGTTTCGCTGGTTCGTCGGCTTGTCGATGGACGAGCGCATGTGGGATCACTCGACCTTCAGCCAGAACCGTGACCGCTTGTTCAACCAGGATGTAGCGCGGCTGTTCTTCCAGCGCATCAAGTCGCTGGCCGCATGGTCCGAGTACGCCAGCAACGAGCATTTCAGCGTCGATGGCACGCTGATCGACGCCTGGGCCTCGCACAAGTCCTTTATCAAGAAGGATGGCGGCGACCCACCGGAGGATGGCACGCGCAACCCCGATGCCGACTTCAAGGGCGAGAAGCGCAGCAACGCGACCCACCAATCGACCAGCGATCCCGAGGCCCGGCTGGCGCGCAAGAGCAATGGCGATGCCAGTCGTCTGGCGCACATGGCCCACACGATGATGGAGCACCGCAACGGTCTGATCGTGGATGTGGAATGCACCGAGTTCAATGGACGTGCCGAGGTAGAGGCGGCGCTGGAGATGCTGGAGCGCACGGCCAAGCCGGGCAGCACGGTAGGTGCAGACAAGAATTACGACCAGAAGCGTTTCGTGCAGAGGGCGCGCGAGCTGAAAGTGACACCGTATGTGGCGCAGAAGCGCAAGGGCAGCGCCATCGATGGGCGCACCACGCGGCATCCGGGGTATGCCGCCAGCCAGAAGATCCGCAAGCGGATCGAAGAAGGTTTTGGCTGGCTGAAGACGGTTGGCGGCCTGCGCAAGACCAAGCTGATCGGTCGCGCCAAGCTGAGTGCTCAGTTATTGCTGGGTTTCTCGGTCTACAACCTGATCCGACTGGGTAGCCTGTCGGGTTGGTGGCGAGGATCGCATGTATAG
- a CDS encoding DUF1161 domain-containing protein — MQRLIPALALMLMAGGALAAPKPCEALKQEIEVKIQANNVPSYTLEIVPNDDVQDQSMVVGSCDGGTKKIIYQRNG, encoded by the coding sequence ATGCAACGACTGATCCCCGCCCTGGCCCTGATGCTCATGGCTGGCGGCGCACTGGCCGCGCCCAAGCCCTGCGAAGCGCTCAAGCAGGAAATCGAAGTGAAGATCCAGGCCAACAACGTGCCCAGCTACACCCTGGAAATCGTGCCCAACGACGACGTTCAGGATCAAAGCATGGTCGTCGGCAGTTGCGACGGCGGCACCAAGAAGATCATCTATCAGCGCAACGGCTGA
- a CDS encoding HAD family hydrolase has translation MQHSTILFDLDGTLTDPREGITRSVQYALAKLGIDEPDLTALEHFIGPPLLQCFMSTYALDEATGWQAVNYYRERFQVTGLYENQVFDGVEALLAALVAQGRTLYVATSKPTVFAEEIARHFGFDRYFKRIYGSELNGTRSNKVELLAHVLESERLAPHSTLMIGDRKHDLIGARCNGLQAVAVGYGFGSREELLGEAPDFHFETLEQMRRAFLSGV, from the coding sequence ATGCAGCACTCCACCATTCTCTTCGACCTCGATGGCACCCTCACCGACCCGCGTGAGGGCATTACCCGTTCGGTGCAGTACGCGCTGGCCAAACTGGGTATCGACGAGCCGGATCTGACCGCGCTGGAGCACTTTATCGGCCCCCCTTTGTTGCAGTGCTTCATGAGCACCTATGCGCTGGACGAGGCCACGGGCTGGCAGGCGGTCAATTATTATCGTGAGCGTTTCCAGGTGACCGGCTTGTACGAGAATCAGGTCTTCGACGGTGTCGAGGCGTTGCTGGCGGCCTTGGTGGCGCAAGGGCGTACGCTGTATGTCGCCACCAGCAAGCCGACGGTGTTCGCCGAGGAAATTGCCCGGCACTTTGGTTTCGACCGCTATTTCAAGCGCATCTATGGCAGTGAGCTGAACGGCACGCGCAGCAATAAGGTGGAGCTGTTGGCACATGTGCTGGAGTCGGAACGGCTGGCGCCGCATTCGACGCTGATGATCGGCGACCGCAAGCATGATCTGATCGGCGCGCGCTGCAATGGCTTGCAGGCGGTGGCAGTGGGCTACGGCTTCGGTAGCCGCGAGGAGTTGCTCGGCGAGGCGCCGGACTTTCACTTCGAGACGCTGGAGCAAATGCGCCGGGCATTTCTGTCCGGCGTTTAA
- a CDS encoding gamma carbonic anhydrase family protein, with the protein MAIRKYQQHLPQLGARVFVDASAVVIGDVELGEDSSVWPLTVIRGDMHRIRIGARTSVQDGSVLHITHAGPFNPEGFPLTIGDEVTVAHKVTLHGCTLGNRILVGMGSIVMDGAVVEDEVIIGAGSLVPPGKRLESGYLYVGSPVKQARPLTDKERNFFSYTAGNYVKLKDQHLAEGYDQ; encoded by the coding sequence GTGGCGATTCGCAAATACCAGCAACACCTCCCGCAACTGGGTGCGCGCGTCTTCGTCGACGCTTCCGCCGTGGTCATCGGCGACGTGGAGCTGGGCGAGGACAGCTCGGTATGGCCGCTGACGGTGATTCGCGGCGACATGCACCGTATCCGCATCGGCGCGCGCACCAGCGTGCAGGACGGCAGCGTGCTGCATATCACCCACGCCGGGCCGTTCAATCCGGAGGGTTTCCCGCTGACTATCGGCGATGAAGTCACCGTCGCGCACAAGGTCACCCTGCATGGCTGCACCCTGGGCAACCGCATCCTGGTCGGCATGGGCAGCATCGTCATGGACGGCGCAGTGGTAGAAGACGAGGTGATCATCGGCGCCGGCAGCCTGGTGCCGCCGGGCAAGCGCCTGGAGAGCGGTTACCTGTACGTCGGCAGCCCGGTGAAACAGGCCCGCCCGCTGACCGACAAGGAGCGCAATTTCTTCAGCTACACGGCCGGCAACTACGTGAAACTCAAGGATCAGCACCTGGCCGAAGGGTATGACCAGTGA
- the prlC gene encoding oligopeptidase A — translation MTANNPLLQDFDLPPYSQIKPEHVEPAVDQILADSRAAIAKLLEQQQANPSWEGLVLALDELGARLGRAWSPVSHLNAVCNSTELRAAYEACLPKLSEYWTEMGQNKPLFDTYDALAKSPAAANFDVAQKTILEHALRDFRLSGIDLPAEQQKRYGDIQMRLSELTSKFSNQLLDATQAWTKHITDEALLSGLTDSAKAQMKQAAEAKSLDGWLITLEFPSYYAVMTYADDRALREEVYAAYCTRASDQGPNAGQNDNGPLMSEILDLRQELAGLLGFANYSELSLASKMAENTDQVLSFLRDLAVRSKPFAEQDLAELKAFAAEQGLDDLQSWDVGYYSEKLRQQRYSISQEEVRAWFPIDKVLTGLFAIVQKLYGIEIRELKDFDTWHPDVRLFEIQENGQHVGRFFFDLYARANKRGGAWMDGARDKRRDAQGKLIAPVANLVCNFTPPVGGKPALLTHDEVTTLFHEFGHGLHHLLTRVEHAGASGINGVAWDAVELPSQFMENWCWEPEGLALISGHFETGEALPQAMLDKMLAAKNFQSGLMMVRQLEFSQFDFELHATHGDGRSVLDVLEGVRAEVSVLRPPAYNRFANGFAHIFAGGYAAGYYSYKWAEVLSADAFSKFEEEGVFNADTGRAFREAILARGGSQEPMVLFVDFRGREPSIDALLRHLGLSQEAA, via the coding sequence GTGACCGCGAACAATCCCCTGCTGCAAGACTTCGACCTGCCGCCCTACTCGCAGATCAAGCCGGAACACGTCGAACCCGCCGTCGACCAGATCCTGGCCGACAGCCGCGCCGCCATCGCCAAACTGCTCGAACAACAGCAGGCCAATCCGAGCTGGGAAGGCCTGGTGCTGGCTCTGGACGAACTCGGCGCGCGCCTGGGTCGTGCCTGGAGCCCGGTGAGCCACCTCAACGCGGTGTGCAACAGCACCGAGCTGCGCGCCGCCTACGAGGCCTGCCTGCCCAAGCTATCGGAATACTGGACAGAAATGGGCCAGAACAAACCGCTGTTCGACACCTATGACGCGCTGGCCAAGAGCCCGGCTGCAGCCAATTTCGACGTGGCGCAAAAGACCATCCTCGAACACGCCCTGCGCGACTTTCGCCTGAGCGGCATCGACCTGCCGGCCGAGCAGCAGAAGCGCTACGGCGACATCCAGATGCGCCTGTCCGAGCTGACCAGCAAGTTCTCCAACCAGCTGCTCGACGCCACCCAGGCCTGGACCAAGCACATCACCGACGAAGCCCTGCTGAGCGGTCTGACCGACTCGGCCAAGGCGCAGATGAAGCAGGCGGCCGAGGCCAAAAGCCTGGACGGCTGGCTGATCACCCTGGAATTCCCCAGCTACTACGCGGTGATGACCTACGCCGACGACCGCGCCCTGCGCGAAGAGGTGTACGCCGCCTACTGCACACGCGCCTCCGATCAGGGGCCGAATGCCGGGCAGAACGACAACGGCCCGCTGATGAGCGAGATTCTCGACCTGCGCCAGGAGCTGGCGGGCCTGCTCGGTTTCGCCAATTACAGCGAGCTGAGCCTGGCCAGCAAGATGGCCGAGAACACCGATCAGGTGCTGAGTTTCCTGCGTGACCTGGCCGTGCGCAGCAAACCGTTCGCCGAGCAGGATCTGGCCGAGCTGAAAGCCTTCGCCGCTGAGCAAGGCCTGGATGACCTGCAAAGCTGGGATGTCGGCTACTACAGCGAGAAACTGCGTCAGCAGCGCTACAGCATTTCCCAGGAAGAAGTACGCGCCTGGTTCCCCATCGACAAGGTGCTGACCGGCCTGTTCGCCATCGTGCAGAAGCTCTACGGCATCGAGATTCGCGAACTGAAGGACTTCGACACCTGGCACCCGGACGTACGCCTGTTCGAGATTCAGGAGAACGGCCAGCACGTCGGCCGCTTCTTCTTCGATCTCTACGCGCGCGCCAACAAGCGCGGCGGCGCCTGGATGGACGGCGCGCGCGACAAGCGCCGCGACGCCCAAGGCAAGCTGATCGCCCCGGTGGCCAACCTGGTGTGCAACTTCACTCCGCCGGTCGGCGGCAAGCCGGCGCTGCTGACCCACGATGAGGTCACCACCCTGTTCCACGAATTCGGCCATGGCCTGCATCATCTGCTGACCCGTGTCGAGCATGCCGGCGCCTCGGGCATCAACGGCGTGGCCTGGGACGCAGTCGAGCTGCCCAGTCAGTTCATGGAGAACTGGTGCTGGGAGCCGGAAGGCCTGGCGCTGATCTCCGGCCACTTTGAAACCGGCGAGGCGCTGCCGCAGGCCATGCTGGACAAGATGCTGGCGGCAAAGAACTTCCAGTCCGGGCTGATGATGGTGCGCCAGCTGGAGTTCTCCCAGTTCGACTTCGAGCTGCACGCCACCCACGGCGACGGCCGCAGCGTGCTGGACGTGCTCGAAGGCGTGCGCGCCGAGGTCTCGGTGCTGCGCCCGCCAGCCTATAACCGCTTCGCCAACGGCTTTGCGCATATCTTCGCCGGTGGCTATGCGGCGGGTTACTACAGCTACAAGTGGGCCGAAGTGCTCAGCGCCGATGCCTTCTCCAAGTTCGAGGAAGAAGGCGTGTTCAACGCCGACACCGGCCGTGCCTTCCGCGAGGCCATCCTCGCCCGTGGCGGCTCGCAGGAACCCATGGTGCTGTTCGTCGACTTCCGTGGCCGTGAGCCGAGCATCGACGCCCTGCTGCGCCACCTCGGCCTGAGCCAGGAGGCCGCATGA
- a CDS encoding YheV family putative zinc ribbon protein, with protein MSDALVNSTPKRFIAGAVCPACSETDSIKMWNVDDVPHRECVKCGYADTLDARGNSVPKELPTRVNVSGLKPKAADPNVQAVQFFPNPKLKKPKA; from the coding sequence ATGAGCGACGCCCTGGTGAACAGCACGCCGAAACGCTTCATCGCCGGCGCCGTATGCCCGGCGTGCAGCGAAACCGACAGCATCAAGATGTGGAACGTCGACGACGTGCCGCACCGCGAATGCGTCAAGTGCGGCTACGCCGACACCCTCGATGCACGCGGCAACTCGGTGCCCAAGGAGTTGCCCACTCGGGTCAACGTCAGCGGCCTGAAACCCAAGGCCGCCGACCCCAATGTGCAGGCGGTGCAGTTCTTTCCCAATCCCAAGCTGAAAAAGCCGAAGGCATAG
- a CDS encoding MFS transporter, whose protein sequence is MSPTAPRPSNTTLVLLASLYCAQGMPSGLIAHSLPVLLRQHGVDLAMIGLLKLLALPWLLKVLWAPWIDRLASARLGHHRGWILPLQGGVIVCVAALALLTPQTLFDSGLWLLLGLLLLINLLASTQDIATDGLTVRLLPERWRGLGNSLQVGGYKVGMLVSGSGLLLVIDPLGWNLALGVLAGLILLMTMPIWLFPERRVLPFQSTQAETALGPRLLLNHYRGLLAQPGMLLWLAVVLTFKLGDSLGSPMLKPMLVDQGWSTAALGQLTLISSLAGIAGALLGGLLYARIGVLRALIFFGALQAIGIAALALLVGHGGNSSLVYAVTLFEQVADGMSTVALFAAMMRMCRPEHEGADFTLQASAQVLLSGFVGASSGMLAEALGYEGLFLGAGMLGVLVLGLVVLHGSRCKQHA, encoded by the coding sequence ATGTCGCCCACCGCACCTCGCCCGTCCAATACCACGCTGGTGCTGCTGGCCTCGCTGTATTGCGCACAGGGCATGCCCTCCGGGCTGATCGCCCATTCGCTGCCGGTACTGCTGCGCCAGCATGGCGTCGACCTGGCAATGATCGGCCTGCTCAAGCTGCTGGCGCTGCCCTGGCTGCTCAAGGTGCTCTGGGCGCCCTGGATCGACCGCCTGGCCTCAGCCCGCCTGGGTCATCACCGGGGCTGGATTCTGCCGCTGCAAGGCGGCGTGATCGTCTGCGTGGCGGCGTTGGCGCTACTGACGCCGCAGACCTTGTTCGACTCTGGCCTGTGGCTGCTACTCGGCTTGCTGTTGCTGATCAATCTGCTGGCCTCTACCCAGGACATCGCCACCGACGGCCTCACCGTGCGCCTGCTGCCCGAGCGCTGGCGTGGCCTGGGCAACAGCCTGCAGGTCGGCGGCTACAAGGTCGGCATGCTCGTCAGCGGCAGCGGTCTGTTGCTGGTGATCGACCCACTGGGCTGGAACCTGGCGCTGGGTGTGCTGGCCGGTCTGATCCTGCTGATGACCATGCCCATCTGGTTATTCCCGGAACGCCGCGTGCTGCCCTTCCAGTCCACCCAGGCAGAAACCGCCCTCGGCCCGCGCCTGCTGCTGAACCACTATCGCGGCCTGCTGGCGCAGCCCGGCATGCTGCTGTGGCTGGCGGTGGTGCTGACCTTCAAGCTCGGTGACTCGCTGGGCTCGCCGATGCTCAAGCCGATGCTGGTGGATCAGGGCTGGAGCACGGCAGCACTCGGCCAACTGACCCTGATCAGCAGCCTGGCCGGCATCGCTGGCGCCTTGCTCGGTGGCCTGCTCTACGCCCGCATCGGTGTGCTGCGCGCGCTGATCTTCTTTGGTGCCCTGCAGGCCATCGGCATCGCCGCCCTGGCCCTGCTGGTCGGCCATGGCGGCAACAGCAGCCTGGTGTATGCCGTGACCCTGTTCGAGCAGGTGGCCGACGGCATGTCCACCGTTGCCCTGTTCGCCGCAATGATGCGCATGTGCCGCCCCGAACACGAAGGCGCCGACTTCACCCTGCAGGCCTCGGCGCAGGTGCTGTTGTCCGGCTTCGTCGGCGCCAGCAGCGGAATGCTGGCCGAGGCGCTGGGGTATGAAGGGTTATTCCTTGGCGCTGGAATGCTGGGTGTACTGGTACTGGGGCTGGTGGTGCTGCACGGCAGCCGCTGCAAGCAGCACGCCTGA
- the zwf gene encoding glucose-6-phosphate dehydrogenase: protein MLVFGGTGDLALHKLLPALYHLHREGRLHADMRILALARSSHSRESYQALAERHCRAQVARADFTNDSWASFAARLDYFAMDAAQSADFGRLSKRLGRDDERVRVYYLATAPSLFEAIAAHLANAGLAGPAARIVLEKPIGHSLESARAINAAIGAVFDEARVFRIDHYLGKETVQNLMALRFANALFEPVWRAGHIDHVQISVCETLGVENRGGYYDQAGAMRDMIQNHLLQLLCLVAMEAPVRFDAEAVRNEKVKILEALKPISGLDVQDKTVRGQYTAGKIGGHDVPAYYFEKNVDNDSDTETFVAVQVEIDNWRWAGVPFYLRTGKRLAKKTSEILIQFKPAPHRLFNDGQANQLLIRLQPEERISLQLMAKNPGKGMHLKPVELDLNLANAFSQQRRWDAYERLLLDVIDGDSTLFMRRDEVEAAWQWVDPILQGWHQHYQSPRPYPAGSDGPEQLQHLLERHGRHWA from the coding sequence ATGCTGGTTTTCGGTGGCACGGGCGACCTGGCCCTGCACAAGCTGCTGCCGGCGTTGTATCACCTGCACCGCGAAGGGCGCCTGCACGCCGATATGCGCATTCTCGCCCTGGCCCGCAGCAGCCACAGCCGCGAGTCCTACCAGGCCCTGGCCGAGCGCCACTGCCGCGCCCAGGTGGCCCGCGCCGATTTCACCAACGACAGCTGGGCCAGTTTCGCTGCACGCCTCGACTACTTCGCCATGGATGCGGCGCAGAGCGCCGATTTCGGTCGCCTGAGTAAACGTCTGGGGCGCGATGACGAGCGTGTGCGCGTCTACTACCTGGCCACCGCGCCGAGCCTGTTCGAAGCCATCGCTGCACACCTGGCCAACGCCGGTCTGGCCGGCCCGGCCGCGCGCATCGTGCTGGAAAAACCCATCGGCCACTCGCTGGAGTCGGCCCGCGCGATCAACGCTGCCATCGGCGCGGTATTCGACGAGGCGCGGGTGTTTCGCATCGACCACTACCTGGGCAAGGAAACCGTGCAGAACCTGATGGCGCTGCGTTTTGCCAACGCCCTGTTCGAGCCGGTGTGGCGCGCCGGGCATATCGACCATGTACAGATCAGCGTGTGCGAAACCCTCGGCGTGGAGAATCGCGGCGGCTACTACGACCAGGCCGGCGCCATGCGCGACATGATCCAGAACCACCTGCTGCAGTTGCTGTGCCTGGTGGCGATGGAAGCGCCGGTGCGTTTCGACGCTGAAGCGGTACGCAACGAGAAGGTGAAGATCCTCGAAGCGCTGAAACCCATCTCCGGCCTCGACGTGCAGGACAAGACCGTGCGCGGCCAGTACACCGCCGGCAAGATCGGCGGCCATGATGTGCCCGCCTATTACTTCGAGAAGAACGTCGACAACGACAGCGACACCGAAACCTTCGTCGCCGTGCAGGTGGAAATCGACAACTGGCGCTGGGCCGGCGTGCCGTTCTACCTGCGCACTGGCAAGCGCCTGGCGAAGAAGACGTCGGAGATTCTCATCCAGTTCAAGCCGGCGCCGCACCGCCTGTTCAACGATGGTCAGGCCAACCAGTTGCTGATTCGCCTGCAACCGGAGGAGCGCATCAGCCTGCAACTGATGGCCAAGAATCCCGGCAAGGGCATGCACCTCAAACCCGTGGAGCTGGATCTCAATCTGGCCAATGCCTTCAGCCAGCAGCGCCGCTGGGACGCCTACGAGCGCCTGTTGCTCGACGTGATCGACGGCGACTCGACGTTGTTCATGCGCCGCGACGAAGTCGAGGCCGCCTGGCAATGGGTCGACCCGATTTTGCAAGGCTGGCACCAGCACTACCAGAGCCCGCGTCCCTATCCGGCCGGCAGCGATGGTCCGGAGCAGCTGCAGCACTTACTGGAGCGCCACGGCCGGCACTGGGCATAG
- the hexR gene encoding transcriptional regulator HexR — MNLLQHIAQSRHLLRKSELKVADHVLLDPASVMHSSMAELAHSVGISEPTIVRFCRAIGCSGFQDLKLKLAQSLAAGASFGQFAIHEDDSVADFSLKIFDTTLHTLMEVREKLDPQALERAIAACANAQRVEFYGFGASGAVAADAQHKFFRLLLNAAAYSDPHMQAMSAVTLQPGDVAVCISQSGRSKDLLITANLVRESGASLITLCPSQTPLAELSTVNLAIDVQEDTEIYTPLTSRIAHLVVIDVLAMGVAMARGPSLVNHLKSVKRSLRSLRLSPKSLRNNED, encoded by the coding sequence GTGAATCTGTTGCAACACATCGCCCAGTCGCGCCACCTGCTGCGCAAGTCCGAGCTCAAGGTGGCCGATCACGTCCTGCTCGACCCTGCATCGGTGATGCACAGTTCCATGGCCGAGCTGGCACACAGCGTCGGCATCAGCGAACCGACCATCGTGCGCTTCTGCCGCGCCATCGGTTGCAGCGGTTTCCAGGACCTCAAACTGAAACTGGCGCAGAGCCTGGCTGCCGGCGCCAGCTTCGGTCAGTTCGCGATTCACGAGGATGACTCGGTCGCCGACTTCAGCCTGAAGATCTTCGACACCACCCTGCATACGCTGATGGAGGTGCGCGAGAAGCTCGACCCGCAAGCGCTGGAGCGTGCCATCGCCGCCTGTGCCAACGCGCAACGCGTCGAGTTTTATGGCTTCGGCGCGTCCGGAGCGGTGGCAGCCGATGCCCAGCACAAATTCTTCCGTCTGCTGCTCAACGCCGCCGCCTATTCCGATCCGCACATGCAGGCGATGAGCGCGGTGACCCTGCAGCCTGGCGACGTGGCGGTATGCATCTCGCAGTCCGGGCGCTCCAAGGATCTGCTGATCACGGCCAACCTGGTGCGTGAATCCGGCGCCAGCCTGATTACCCTGTGCCCGAGCCAGACGCCACTGGCCGAGCTGTCGACCGTCAACCTGGCCATCGACGTACAGGAAGACACCGAGATCTACACCCCGCTGACCTCGCGCATCGCCCACCTGGTGGTGATCGATGTGCTGGCCATGGGCGTGGCCATGGCGCGCGGGCCGAGCCTGGTCAACCACCTCAAGAGCGTCAAACGCAGCCTGCGCAGCTTGCGCCTGTCACCCAAATCGCTGCGTAACAACGAGGACTGA
- a CDS encoding PA3496 family putative envelope integrity protein: MPRIFNDAHLHDQPDAKTRRKLQDQRRMAYRRAIEHYAEQCQLQRELADFPELIPGGYLVDGQRSAA, from the coding sequence ATGCCTCGTATCTTCAATGACGCGCACCTGCACGACCAACCCGACGCCAAGACCCGCCGCAAACTGCAGGATCAACGGCGCATGGCCTACCGCCGGGCCATCGAGCACTACGCCGAGCAGTGCCAGTTGCAACGTGAGCTGGCGGACTTCCCCGAGCTGATTCCGGGTGGCTACCTGGTCGACGGGCAGCGCAGCGCGGCCTGA
- a CDS encoding LysR family transcriptional regulator, giving the protein MRKTLLRMTLRQLQVFRAVCEHGSYSRAAEEMALTQPAVSLQIRQLEELVGQPLFEYVGKKLYLTDAAEALRRASSDIFGRLESLDMQLSDLQGSLQGQLNLCVESSAKYFIPHLFAEFRRQYPEISLNLTVVNHALVVRRLTQSRDDLMIMSQVPQDMALDFMPFLENPIIAVAPPDHPLCEADSLQLQDLTTYPLLIRESGSGTRRASEEYCHQKRAHFPQTLEIGSLESQREAVLAGLGIALLPRHAVRLELQLGLLRELPVVELPLQRSWCVVNIRGRRLSPVAQAFVDFIRNERAAIVRLGERFQNGPG; this is encoded by the coding sequence GTGCGTAAAACCCTGCTGCGCATGACCCTGCGCCAGCTGCAGGTGTTCCGTGCCGTGTGCGAACACGGCTCCTACAGCCGCGCCGCCGAGGAGATGGCGCTGACCCAGCCGGCCGTGAGCCTGCAGATTCGCCAGTTGGAGGAATTGGTCGGCCAGCCGCTGTTCGAGTACGTCGGCAAGAAGCTCTACCTGACCGACGCCGCCGAAGCATTGCGCCGCGCCAGCAGCGATATCTTCGGTCGCCTGGAAAGCCTGGACATGCAGTTGTCTGACTTGCAGGGCTCGCTGCAGGGGCAGCTCAATCTGTGTGTGGAATCCAGCGCCAAGTATTTCATTCCCCACCTGTTCGCTGAATTTCGCCGTCAATACCCGGAAATAAGCCTGAACCTGACGGTGGTCAATCACGCGCTGGTGGTGCGCCGCCTGACCCAGAGCCGTGATGACCTGATGATCATGAGTCAGGTGCCGCAGGACATGGCCCTGGATTTCATGCCCTTTCTCGAAAATCCGATCATCGCCGTGGCGCCGCCGGATCACCCTTTGTGCGAGGCGGACAGCCTGCAACTGCAGGACCTGACCACCTATCCCCTGCTGATTCGCGAAAGCGGCTCGGGCACCCGCCGCGCCAGTGAGGAGTACTGCCACCAGAAGCGTGCACACTTCCCGCAGACCCTGGAGATCGGCTCGCTTGAATCACAGCGCGAAGCGGTACTGGCCGGCCTTGGCATCGCCCTGTTGCCCAGGCATGCCGTGCGTCTGGAGCTTCAGCTCGGCTTGCTGCGTGAACTGCCGGTGGTCGAGTTGCCGCTGCAACGCAGCTGGTGCGTGGTGAATATTCGCGGCAGGCGCTTGTCGCCCGTGGCGCAGGCGTTCGTCGACTTCATCCGCAACGAACGTGCGGCCATCGTCAGGCTTGGCGAGCGTTTCCAGAACGGCCCTGGCTGA